A segment of the Fibrobacter sp. UWH4 genome:
CCTTTATTTATGCGGGTTCGCAAGCGTTTTGACACTGAAAAAATCAGAAAAAAAGGAAGGATTTCTTGGATTTTGTCGATTTCAACAAGCCTTTGTATAAAAGATAGCCGCTGATTTCCATCAGGGAAAATGTCAACGACATAACGATTTCTCCTGAAGAAAAAAAGCTGACCTCCGACCTTGACCAGCGTCATCCTGGAGGGCAGCGACGGGATCCATACTTTTCTTACCAACATTTTTCAGGGGCAAGTCTTTGCCTACCCCCTCACCTAAGGGCGGACAGCACTTAGCACTTTTATACGATACTAGGTGCTTTAGCACCTTAGTAGAGTTATCCTCTTTGGGGAAGTGCTTAGTGCGCATGGTCACCAAGGTGAGGCTCCGCCCCTTAAAAATCGCATTATCTTGCCAAATCTATCACAAAAAGGATACTTTTGGTGAATTATGCTGTATAACTTGCCAAATCCATGTGTTTTTATATATATTTGGTAAAGTATAGGGAGGTCCTATGTCCGAAAAACTGATTGTTGGCAGAAAACGCGAAATATCCCTGTTGAACAGGTTCATCGATAGCGACGAAGCTGAATTTGTCGCTGTCTATGGTCGTAGGCGAGTCGGCAAGACTTATCTCGTGAAGAGCCTTTTCCAAAAAAACTTTTCTTTTTACATGACGGGGTTGGCCAATTCCGATCTCAAAAAGCAATTGCAGAATTTTACGGACGCCTTTTCGCAATATTTTTCAAAGAAGGCAACCGTCAAAAATTGGTTTGACGCGTTCAATCTCCTGCGCGACGAACTCTCAAAATTGCGTAAAACCAAGAAAATCATTTTCATTGATGAACTGCCGTGGTTCGATACCGCACGGTCTGACTTTGTAAGCGCCCAGGAACATTTCTGGAATTCGTGGGCCTCCGATGACCCGACCATAAAGTTGATTGTCTGTGGTTCTGCCACGTCGTGGATGATGAACAAGCTCATCAACAACAAGGGTGGTCTGCATAACCGCGTAACGCACCAGATAAAACTTTCTCCGTTCACCCTTGGCGAATGCGAAGAATTTTTGAAGGCAAAAAATTTCACCATGGACCGTTTTGAAATCGCTCAGTTCTACATGGTTTTTGGGGGGATTCCGTATTACTTGAAACTCCTGGACAAAGGCGAAAGCCTTGCACAGAATGTGGACAGACTTTTGTTCGGCGAAGATGGCGAACTCCGCAACGAATTTCACAACTTGTATCACGCGTTGTTCCGCAATTCCGAAAAATACATTGCCATCGTAGAAATTCTTGCTCAAAAGAAAAAGGGGATAACCAGGAATACGTTAATCAAGGAACTTTCGGTCGAGAGTAGCGGGGGCGTGTCCAAGGCCTTGGACGATCTTGAAAATTGCGGATTCATTAGGCGTTATAGTCCCTTTGGCAAGAAGACCAAAGACGAACTGATTCAACTCGTCGATTTCTACACGCTTTTCTATTTCAGGTTCCTCGCGAAACGGGCGAAGGGCCGCCGCAACCAATGGCTGCAAATCCAGGGTAAGCCTGAATACAACAGTTGGTGCGGCTACGCATTCGAAATGCTGTGCCTTCAGCATTATCCGCAAATCCTGAACGCACTCGGAATCTCTGGAATAGAAAGTGCCCCATGTAGCTGGATATATACGGGGAAAGACGGCGCACAATTCGACCTTCTGATCGACCGCATCGACAACGTCATCAACATCTGTGAAATGAAGTTTTCGACCAGCCCCTACGAAGTCACGCAGCATTACTTGACGGAACTCCTTGAAAAAGTCAAGCTGTTCAAGGAATCCTCTAAGACCCGCAAGTCACCGATGCTTACCTTCGTGACATCGCTCGGTCTAAAACCCAATTCCTGCGCCAGGCAGATTCCAAAATCAATCACTTTGGATGTCTTGTATAATTCGCCAAATCTACCATAAAACGCCTACATTTGGCAAGTTATGACTCCTATATGTCCCAGGTTGAGTCATATAGGAAATTTTTGACGGAAAACCTTGAAAAAAGTTGTTTTTCTGCGTTATTCTGGACTTTTGCTTTGTTTCCTAAATTTTACAATGGGGGGGGGTATGGACTTTGGCAGGGGCATTACCTATATTTAACAAGATAAACTATAGACGGGGATGTTTTTATGAAAAAGTCTTTCCAGCGTGTCATTGCGACCCTGAACTTGTTTCAGGGGAAGCAATCTCTAACCATCTGCCTACTCGCGGCATTCTTCGCCCTTTGGGGCTGTGACGATTCATCGTCGGCAAGTTCCGACGAAACGGGTGTTTCCAGTTCGTCTGTAGAGTCGTCTGACTCGAGTGTCACCCTGAGCGGAGCGTCAGCGGAGTCGAATGGGTCTAGTAACGAAACCAAAGACAAGTCATCGAGTAGTGAGAATAAGTCTAGCAGTTCAATAAAAGAAACAAAGAACTCGTCCGATTCTAAGAGTTCCAGTTCTGTAAAGACAGATGATTCTTCTAGTAGTAACAAGGGTAAGTCCAGTTCGTCGGAGAACTCGTCTTCAAGCGAAAAGCAAAGCAGTAGTTCCTCCGAGAAACAGTCTAGTTCAAGTTCTGTCTTGCCTAAATCCAGTAGTTCCGTATTTGAAGTTGATTCTGCTAGGTTGTGTACCCCTGGATATGCATATTGTAATCGCGATTTAGGTGCTGATAGTTTACATGCAGGAGCGTATAAAAAATTTAAGGATACTCGAAATGGTCGGGAATATTATTATTTGACAATTAACGGGAAAAATAGGGATAGAAATGCTGCATCAGTGACTGTCATGGCGGAAAATCTGAATGTTGGAGAAATGATTGATGGTTCAAAGGATCAATCGGATGATTCGAAAATTGAGCGTTATTGCTATGATAATGACACCACGAATTGTGAGGAATATGGTGGGCTTTACCAATGGGCGGAAGCGCTGCAGTTGTCGAGCGAATGCAATACCAAGAGTTGTGCCGCCCAGATAGATCCCGACGGCGATGGGTTCCACCAGGGAATTTGCCCGAAAGGCTGGCACTTACTGACGTATGACGAATTCTACATCGTTGTTCATGCCGATGGGAATGTCAACCCTCTTGTAGAAGGGGTGCGCGGTATGAGTTTCGGTGGACATAACTACAGCGGGTACGGTCTGA
Coding sequences within it:
- a CDS encoding ATP-binding protein — encoded protein: MSEKLIVGRKREISLLNRFIDSDEAEFVAVYGRRRVGKTYLVKSLFQKNFSFYMTGLANSDLKKQLQNFTDAFSQYFSKKATVKNWFDAFNLLRDELSKLRKTKKIIFIDELPWFDTARSDFVSAQEHFWNSWASDDPTIKLIVCGSATSWMMNKLINNKGGLHNRVTHQIKLSPFTLGECEEFLKAKNFTMDRFEIAQFYMVFGGIPYYLKLLDKGESLAQNVDRLLFGEDGELRNEFHNLYHALFRNSEKYIAIVEILAQKKKGITRNTLIKELSVESSGGVSKALDDLENCGFIRRYSPFGKKTKDELIQLVDFYTLFYFRFLAKRAKGRRNQWLQIQGKPEYNSWCGYAFEMLCLQHYPQILNALGISGIESAPCSWIYTGKDGAQFDLLIDRIDNVINICEMKFSTSPYEVTQHYLTELLEKVKLFKESSKTRKSPMLTFVTSLGLKPNSCARQIPKSITLDVLYNSPNLP
- a CDS encoding FISUMP domain-containing protein, which codes for MKKSFQRVIATLNLFQGKQSLTICLLAAFFALWGCDDSSSASSDETGVSSSSVESSDSSVTLSGASAESNGSSNETKDKSSSSENKSSSSIKETKNSSDSKSSSSVKTDDSSSSNKGKSSSSENSSSSEKQSSSSSEKQSSSSSVLPKSSSSVFEVDSARLCTPGYAYCNRDLGADSLHAGAYKKFKDTRNGREYYYLTINGKNRDRNAASVTVMAENLNVGEMIDGSKDQSDDSKIERYCYDNDTTNCEEYGGLYQWAEALQLSSECNTKSCAAQIDPDGDGFHQGICPKGWHLLTYDEFYIVVHADGNVNPLVEGVRGMSFGGHNYSGYGLIGGGMRITPSGNFKEKNEVAYWFYPGENEYENYSCGDDGYMGNTSKSLNTNVSYKKNGLSIRCVKDE